The bacterium genomic interval AGGCGCTGAGTATTTCGCAATGGAACTAAGCACCATTCTCGACTTGAAAGAGCGCACCGATACAAGCTGGATTCCCCCAATAATAAATACTATAGCATCCACCGGCGAAGGGGTGGACGATCTCGTTTCGGCGATAGAATCTCACAAGAAATTCAAACTCAAAACTGGCCTTTTCAAGGCACATCGAATCCGGCAAATACAGCAAAAAATCAAAGAAACCATTATTTCGAGAATTGATATATTTATCGAGAATGAAGGCTTATTGGATAACGATTTGGATCAGATTGCCGAAGATATTATCGTGGGTCAAAACGATCCATATACATTTGTTGACAGCAAATTCCCGATTCGTAAATTCAGACTTATAAAATAATCGAGGATATCAAGAAAGGGCTTTCGGTGCTTCAATGATTCAGGTTTATACAGGCAATGGCAAGGGTAAAACCACAGCAGCACTCGGTTTGGCCTTTAGGGCTTGTGGCCATAGTAAAAAAGTGATCATGATTCAATTCATGAAAGGTGACATCGAATACGGCGAGATCACCGCATCTAAAAAACTGGATGGTTTCTCAATCCATCAGTTCGGTTTACCAACCTTCGTTAAAAAGGGAGAACCTTCACCAGAAGACCTTCGCCTTGCAAAAGCCGGTTTCGATTTTGCAAAGAAAACTATCACCGAGACTAAACACGATATTGTAATCCTCGATGAGATAAATGTCGCTATTGATTACGGCCTTATCGAACTCGATGATTTGCTTAAGTTACTGAACGATGTCCCATCAGATATGGAGATAATCCTCACCGGGAGATATGCAAATCCGGCCATTCTCGAAAGGTCGGACTTAGTCACAGAAATGCGAGAGATAAAACACCCTTATATAAAAGGTGTAGCCGCGCGCGAAGGAATTGAGTTTTAGGAATTATCTTACTGTCATTCCCTCAAAAGCGGGAATCTAGTCTCGATGAAACAAAGCAATTTTCTATTTAGCAGAAATAACAACGAATCCACCGCCGGCTATCTTCGATATTATTTGTGCAGGAATTACTTTACCCAAAGCTGACCCAAGAACCACCGCAAATGCCGAGGATAAAACCAAGGCCAAACCAGAAGCAAAGAAAACTACAAAAGACTTATTGGTTTTACTAGCGAAGAGGAAGCGTTGCAAGTTGCGTTTTATCGCCTAATTCCGCAAGAAAAATAGTCCCGAATGCTACAAAAAAAGTCTTCCAATACATTATTTGCCTTCAGTTTTCGCCTTCTCTTCAATGGTTTTTGAATTTTTATCTTCCGGTTTCGTCTCTCCGGTTTCTATTGTTTTTTCGGGCTTGGAGCCAATTGTTGCTGAAGACTTGCCTTTGCCATAATCGGTGACATACCAACCCGAACCTTTGAATATCACTCCAGAACCTCCGTAAATTACTCTTTTGAGTTCACCCCCACACTTAGGGCAAACACAAAGCGGGCTATCGGAGATCTTTTGAAATTCCTCGAAAACATAACCACAAGCCTTGCATTTGTATTCATAAGTCGGCATAATTACCTTTCTTTTTCGCTATCTCTTCGCCGCTTAACACCATCTTTTCTTTCTCCACAGTTTTCGAGCCAACCGCTCCTAATAGCTGTGAGATTTTCTTTCTCGATAAATCCCGGAACATAAGGTTTTATATCAATAATCGGGGTTTTATCTAGAATATCCAGACCGCTTACCTCGATAAATCTGCCTTCGATTCCAAGGTTTTGTAAAACCGAAATACCCAGACGATTGGGGCGATATGGTGACCTGGTTGCAAACACTCCCCTTTTCTCGTCACCTAAATAAGGATAAGTGAGGAGTTCAAAACCATCCGAGCGGTCGAAAACGAATATTACTGTGATGAGTGAAAATCCCTTTACGTCTTTGAGACCTTCCGTAAACTCCGGGAAAACCTCTATTTTGCCCTGAAATTCGGAATATTTAGGCTGTATTGGGGCCT includes:
- the cobO gene encoding cob(I)yrinic acid a,c-diamide adenosyltransferase, producing the protein MIQVYTGNGKGKTTAALGLAFRACGHSKKVIMIQFMKGDIEYGEITASKKLDGFSIHQFGLPTFVKKGEPSPEDLRLAKAGFDFAKKTITETKHDIVILDEINVAIDYGLIELDDLLKLLNDVPSDMEIILTGRYANPAILERSDLVTEMREIKHPYIKGVAAREGIEF
- a CDS encoding zinc ribbon domain-containing protein — encoded protein: MPTYEYKCKACGYVFEEFQKISDSPLCVCPKCGGELKRVIYGGSGVIFKGSGWYVTDYGKGKSSATIGSKPEKTIETGETKPEDKNSKTIEEKAKTEGK
- the tsaA gene encoding tRNA (N6-threonylcarbamoyladenosine(37)-N6)-methyltransferase TrmO; the protein is MKVFEIKPIGVVHSPLKSKSEAPIQPKYSEFQGKIEVFPEFTEGLKDVKGFSLITVIFVFDRSDGFELLTYPYLGDEKRGVFATRSPYRPNRLGISVLQNLGIEGRFIEVSGLDILDKTPIIDIKPYVPGFIEKENLTAIRSGWLENCGERKDGVKRRRDSEKER